The genomic interval acCAATTTCTTTGTTTGCTAATCCTAATTCTTGATTTCTCTTTACATTCCCATTTGCAGTTTGTAATTGTTTCTTAGTAGTGCTCTTTTGATGATTATTTGTATTCTTGCCTTTAACTAAACGAGGAATTTAACCATTTGTATTGTGGAATTTATTATGCAGTAGGTAGATTATGTATCCATGTCCAATCAAAGAATTGAATGCATTTTGTTACTCATGTACTAGTTTATATGGATTGTTTTTTAGATGAATTGAATGAGGCTTGCTTCAGAGTCTTTTTCTAATTGGAAAGTGAAGGTTCATTCCAATAGACACACAAATATGggggaaaaagaaataaaaaggttATGACTTGAGGTTTCAGCTGACCCGAGGGCCGAGAGAGAATGTAATCACcgattaaattaaaagttatgTTACATTGAGAGTTGTATGTGTGTTTGattaaaaagttgaattaGGTTGGATTGGACAAGGGTCACCGATTAAAGTCTGCTGCGGTGTTGCTTTACTAATTTTGAGTTATGTAGCACGTTCCGTTTTGCTAATGCTTAATGGGCGTTGTAATGCTGATTAGAGAATTACTACATCCAACGTAGACCTTCGAACCCTCATCCTTATTCCGCCTTGCAATGCAGGATTATGTTCCGACTGTTTTTGATAACTTCAGTGCTAATGTAGTTGTCGATGGTAATACTGTAAACCTGGGACTCTGGGATACTGCAGGTAATTCCTTTCAAATATGTATATCTAATCAGTCTGTACATTTTCCTAGATTTTAGCGTTTTTTTAGCTTCGTCTTACATTATGTTCAGGCCAGGAAGATTATAATAGATTAAGACCCTTGAGTTATCGTGGAGCTGATGTTTTCCTCCTAGCCTTTTCTCTCATTAGCAAGGCTAGCTACGAAAATATTGCAAAGAAGGTCGGGAATTGTGGAGACTATTCTAGCTGTAATTACGTTCGCTTTGTGTACCAAGTAGTCTGATGCCatgttttttctctttccttttcGTTTTGTTAGTGGATTCCTGAGTTGAGGCATTACGCGCCAGGTGTTCCAATTATTCTTGTTGGAACGAAGCTTGGTGAGATAGTGatttatttcttgttattACTCTATCAATTAGTCCTGCCAGTTACAAACATGTCCTTGTAGGTATCACTTTCATATACCATCAATTAGTATCtaaagtttttaattatttaggaTCTTAAGTGATAACTGTGCCactatatgtttatgtttcctttattatttcttagtTAAGTTAAGATGTGTATATTATTGtataacaaaaagaaatattgcACTCACAGttgacaaaaatataaaaagatactCAACTTTAAAGATCCCATGATTTTGCTCATTTTTCTTATCCCTTTTGCATATCTCAACATTTGAATGTAAAATGTAGCATCACAGCTTATATGATTAACTTGTTATATTTTGCTCTATCCTTGTAATAGATTTACTAATACTACTAGCTTTAcgcaatatttaattttagaataccAATATTTTTGTAGTATGTGGTTTAAGGGCTGACAGATATAGTTTCGTATGACAAATTGACAATAGCTTTATGAAGGTATAAACATTTGAATGATTTATGAGATAGAGAGTCAAACTTCCATTTGTTTTGGAATacaaataatcatattataaGTGATTAAATTTAAGTGTCACACTTGGTTTGTATGTTTTGATGCTTATTCTTTAAGGTAGCAACAGAGTATATTTGTACAAAATGTACTAATGCCAGTGGTTTCCAACAGATTATATTTGTAATAGTAGAACAACACACATGCTTGGTTTTTGTCAATTACTTCCTCACGATTGAAATGAGAGCACGGACTTGGATGTTGAAAAGAGTGTATCAGTAGAGCATGCAATGAACACATTCTTATTATTCATTCTTATTACTCAATCTGTATTTTTCCTCCTATAAATTGTTTTGGTGATTCTtagatttattgaattatgatTAAGCGTACAGAAGGAATGTGTTTGTTTGAAATGATCAAAATATCGTTTTTCAATGGTAGTACAGATCTTAGAGATGATAAACAGTTCTTCATCGATCATCCTGGAGCAGTTCCGATAACTACAGCTCAGGTAACAAAGATATTACCAGCATACGATCATTCCTCCCGTTTCATGCCTCTCATTGTCTTCCATGTAGGGGGAAGAACTCAAGAAGCTAATTGGAGCTCCTGCGTACATTGAGTGCAGCTCGAAAACACAACAGGTGGTTTCAATTTGGATTGTGGTGTGGTgaaacctttttttatttttctcattataGCATGGTTTGAATGCAGAATGTGAAGGGTGTGTTTGATGCAGCCATTAAAATAGTATTGCAGCCACctaaacaaaaagaagaaaaagaagggtCACAAAGGCTGTTCCATTTTGTAATATATTGCAGCCTATCTCATTTAACGCTTCGTGTCTGTAATCTGGTGTTTAGTTTATGCAACGCTTCGTCTGTAATTTGACAAGTTTCTAATGTGTCTCATCTGTAGAAATCCTTTCCAAATCCGTTATAAGCCcttctatttttcataatgCTTCGGATGATTACCATCGCCATGACTTTATTTTGTTCCCACATCAAGATGGCCCATCACACGAGGATAGTTAGAATCGTGACGATATCATCCATTTGCTGCCCCTTTTGGGAACACATCTTCAGTGGCACCTCTTTGGCCACACCTTCAGATAGCCTCGTAGTGTAGGCTGTCCCAATCAACGTTTACAACACCAAATTGATAAGCATACAAGGCAACACCAAATTGATAAGCATACAAGGCAGGGAGCCCATACTTAATCAAAAGTAATGGTCAGAGGTATAAGGGTGACTCTCACTAATATTCCACACATCCATGTAGAACCGATGTGGGATTCATATTAATTTCACATTATATTTAAGGTCATAATAAATCAATCCAACATTGTCAAAAGTGCGCTTCAGGCGCACAAGATTCGCCTGCAACCACCTGATACACCCAAAGATGGTTGGGGCGAGCGATGTGTGGGGAGTGTCGGTGGAGCGTAAGTGGCTGCCCTAAGAAAGTTTCTTCCCTACGACTTTTTTTTCAggttattaaattaaaaggctTTTGATATTTAATGCCATTTAAACCTCCAATTATTGTGTTCTAATATTCTCAAAAGAAAGCAATTAATGTGTCTCCTATTTATGCATTATGAAATGTCTATATTTACACTTGTATTATTGTGtattgtttatatattatcttttgccttgttttattttcatctcGTTGCCCTTTTATTCTATcgtattctctctttacttatctcacttaaaacaattttcttaaataccATACGAAAGAAACGCTTTACTACAGGGGCGGATGAAGTATTAAATTAAgtactaaaaattatacttccCAATCCGTCATTAGTAGTCCTGGTTTGCCATTTTAGTTCGTCGagagacctcacattccactaactcatttcacttacattttattataaaattaatagcatataaaaatgggtctcacattccactatctttttctacccactttccattatattttttaaaactcgtgccgaacttAAATAGGACTCAATGGCGAACGAAAAGAGTAGTATTAAAAACGAAAGAAAATGTGATGCGGCCACCGAATATGCTTCAATAGGGCCACAAAATAAGCTATCCAGTCCGACTTTCAATCGTGGATACGCCTAATTCAACGTCCGCCCTAGACAAAAAGATGCAATAAGGCCATAAATTGCTACACACTGAAAGCCGTAATTTGCAGCCTTATTGTAGATGACCTAATACGTACAAAGtaagtattttctttatttataggaaatagttttaattttgaccTTATAAAATTCTAAGAATCATCTTTCAATTTACATTTGTCTTACTTTCCGTGTCTTATTAAAAgtgacttttttatttttaggttgTCCCATTAGAGTCATCTTCAtctatttacaacaaattcaaacttaattTCATGTATATGTCACactaaaaagtaattttacttcaaccaaatacaccaaactcaaattaaGGTCATCTTCAATCATATATCAAATCTCACTTTGATATAGAAAACTTCTCAATCATAtttaaactcaaactcatttttgtcatttttcctATGGAATAACATCATATATGGGTCCCCGCCAAAAATTGTGAAAcatactcaaaaatggtgtaaaatttgagtttagtataaataattagagtaaaattactttttgatGTGATATATACTCGAAAATgagttttgagtttggtgtaaatggttggagatgatCTTTAcatcatctctactttttctctctcagcATAACTAACCAAAcgacactatataaaattctatgcgaaaaacaaatatttcacATAACATGGGATTATATTTTAGCCATTTATATTAGTAAATGTATCGTCTTCCTTTTGAATGAAACCAAATCAGCTTTAGCTTGTACAATAAATGTCGGAAGAAAttcataaaaacaaatattggaACCATTGTGTCAAAAATGGACCATACGATCCGATTGTGGACCGGGTTAACTGATGACGGattcaataaaattcttatgattttttcaaaataaaaaaatgaatttaaatccaaaacctgtattattttgaactttaattaatacttcctctgtACTTCATCTGTCCTTCAtttaaagttaattatttgcattttttgatcgcctataatttattaactatttactttattcaatttttaagatACGGATTCACATTCCAACAACTTTTTACACTCACAATCCTACTAATACATTAAATGTGTCTCATATAATATTCCACGTAAAGTCTCTTTTTGGTATTTAACATATGGTGATTTTACGATTTTATCCGAtaacattatcttttcaattatttgCTCTCACAATAGAAACGGTCGGATTTGGTCCTTTTTGGATGGCCCCGTTAAAAATTAACGGTCAACTGCAATTTAAACTATTTTGACTAAATTAGAGActtaaattagaatatttaatatttttctttttttaaaaacaaatccagACTCTCTCTCTCAGGACTCTCTTCTATCCTTCTCTCAACACCCTCTTCTTCCCCTTCCACTCCACCACCCGCCCCCACCTTTGCCGTCGCTCCTGGCTTGTCTTCGGTGAAAGAGGAGAACTTGCACTTAAGGGTGGAATTGCAGTGGTTTTTTATGGCGTTGTCGGTGCGGCCATAGAGGAGGAGGCAATGGTGGCCCGTTTGTTGACGAAGCGGGCGTGTGCGTGAATGGTGGTGTCTTCCTCGTCGGGGTGAAGGCGTGATGCTTGACCTGAGGGAAGAGCTGGTTGCACCAGCGGAGGCGGCAGCTCTTACCGGAGGGGCGAGTGAATGAGGGATTTAGGAATGCGGCGATGGCAATAAGTCGCGTCGGAATCACCAgagttatttatttgaatCGATTGGATTgctttatttgttgttttttgctACAAGGGAATTTGAAGGAGAACAACGAAGAAACCTAATCTGCAACCCaaaaattaagttataatttaattgttaataaaatatcCCTACTCCCCAAAAGATGCAACACTTTGAGACGTCAATTTTAGGAGTTTTTgctttgtgttaaaatgaaagtaaaaatataattttaatttaacaatGACGGAAACAATTTAGGActgaaaaataagataaaattaaatatttttatatacaattataattCTCATGCAAATTGCAAGCGATACATTCTCATTTCTTAGCCTCCAACTTGCCCGAAGAGAAACCAATACAAAAATCCTCGGGCAAAAACAATGAATACAATTTGGTCTATCCGtgttataaaattcaaaaaggaACCGTGTACGGCAATGCAAACATGTCCACCTCCGGTAAGTATTGTGCAGGGCCACAATGACAACGTGTTCGAGCAGGGTATGCTGTCATCTCTGAGCACCCGCTTCTTTCAGGCATTTCCAATTTACTTTGCCCCCAAAGAGCCAATCTTCATCTTCGTTATCAACACAAACATCTTGCAGAATTTGGGGTGGAACCCAATTCTCAATCAGATTTTGGTAACTAAGCCTCTTTCTGCATTGCTGTCAAAACTATATCTGCTAATGGCAAAGCTTTAATTTCCAAGGGAGGAGCATTCTTGATCTGCTTAGAGGTAGCAGGCAACACTTTAGTTTCAGAGGGAGAAGCAGTCTTGTTCTGGTTAGAGGCAACATGAATCCGCTTCTCCACCACTCTTTAGAACAAGACATTGGCTGGTTGACCCTGATGTGGAACAAAAGCCTGCACTTCTCTGTCTCTGAGAAACATCATTATCGATTTGGCAAGGAGTATGAATTCTACTTGATGTAGAACATGGTTTGTGCTCATTGCCTGATGGAGCATCAGATTGGGTTTGCTTCTTTGAAGTTAGCCGTATCCGGATAATTTTTCCTGATTAAAAAAACAAGTGCATATGAACacacattaattaatgaaatatagtTTTAGAAATTCCACAACATCTGAAATATCGTTACCATGACTGGGCTAACATCAACAGGGAAGGCTGTCTCTTCCTCTTGTTGCTATTCTCGGTGCTGTCAGAGGAAGAGCTCGGGCCAGGCAAGAAAACAGGCTTTGCATGCTCCTCCGTGAGGCCACTCCGTTCCAATTGTTCAATCTCAGTTTTGTTTCCCTTTTGTGAGAAGTCACCTGGCCATCACTCCAGAATTTTTCACCAAAATGACTACAGACAATATCAGTGTTGCCAAGATTCTTCAGACTACTCTtgtctttctttctctctttttatcccttttcttctccttcctcTGTTCCTCAGCTTGGACCTTTGGCTTTTGGAGCTTTAGAGCACCAAGatcaaaaaatttagaaattgatTACAGGGAAGAGCTTATGCACATGGCCTAGAATATGGCTACAGACCTCAGCATAATTACACTTCTTATGCAATCAGTACAAACAAAACACTTAGAGATGATCAAGCATCTCAAGTTACACTTAGCAAATCTAACATTTGACTGCTACATTCCAAATCTCTCGAGTCAATACAATTAAGAttcaaacacaatttcttCAAACAAAAGAGGAATTACACAATCACAATGTTTGAAATAAGTACAAACCAGATGTTAAGCAAACAagcaaaatggaagaaaattttcaaaggttaaagaaataaatattactcagAAGAAAGAGCTAAACTGAAGCTTGTAATTTAGTTGAGACTTCAGAAGATAAAGACTAAAAAGGTCCATAAAACCATACCTAGCGGATTTATAATATCAAAGACATATATCCCGCTACAATTGACTGAACACCCAgcctaaaaaaaatgttaattgaATGTGAAAGAGAATCATGTGGCCTCTGATTCTCATTGGATACATACAATATACTACGTCCAAATCAAGTAACACAACTATGGAGAAGATTACAGGTTTAAACTTCTTGTTTGATCAAGTTAGTAGACTCACTAACATCCCCACAACACTAAATCAAGCTTGGAtgaataaaaaagtactttTGCACAAGAAAAAAACATCACTAACATCAGAAAGCTTTCCCAAAAGAATCTCTAAATATCTCCACTCAAGACCGAAAATATCCTACAACTGTGTTGGTGCAGGCCTCTGATATTTATGTTAACACAAATTTCTCAATCACCAAACAAGATATTTATGCATACTACCCCAAAATctaagacaaaataaaaaatgacctAAAGTTGAGCACACAAATAAAACATACAAGAACCAAAAGTCAGACTCAATCCAACCCTACTTTTCAGAATCTTGAAATCGACAAAGTGCCTCCAtactcaatttttaaataaattaaattaaatttaatatggGTTATCATTCGAATACAAAAACTATCTCAAATTTTCCAGAAATTCCAACCCATCCTCCACACAAAAATCCAGGTCCACTAATACAAACATTTTTCAAAGATGTATGGTACATGGAAATCAAACACAATCAATTATCGGATTTGTTAAGAAATTCACATGTCCGCTCGGTACCAAAAAACCCACCACAACTCGTTAATCATATCGATGGGTACTCAAGCTCATGAATAAATCAATCAAGGAACTCGGTTCAACCAACCTTAATCGAATCGATCAAGGCATCTTTTCTGGCGCTGCTCAAAGCATAGCCCGGTGGTGGGTACGGAAAGCACCGAGACATTTCGAATCGGAGATTAAATCGAAGATTTAGCCGTaaaacaaatcacaaatcacaaatcCCACTCACGGCAATGAAATACAGGGTAGTTTTAAAGATTTAAGAAGAAATAATTCGAATCTGAGGAAGGAGAGGCGCAGATCTCAGAGTGCCCTAGGGTTAGGTTTCGACTACGACAGAGGAAACGCGGAATGAAAACGATTTAGGCGTAGAAGAGGTCATATATATAGGCCAGGTATGACCGACTTTGACGCgttcttttaattttcaattggGCCCCTATACGTTTTCTTATTTACACTTTTGCCCCGATTTATTTCTGCTTTGAATATATGAAAAACAATACCGAAATCTAATAGAATCagattgattaaaaaattgtaatcttCGACGAGAAAAATTAACTTTCCtatttattgataataattggaaatattttatttgtttgagtTAGGGTTATTGatggaaacaaaaattatatagatGGAAGGTTGTGTATGTGGttatgagattaattaatttttttattaaaagctACTCCTCCATCCCGATAATTCAGGCCACTTTGATCATGCCATGGctttaaaaatcagaattgaaagttttgaaaaagttagtaataAGGTcatacc from Salvia hispanica cultivar TCC Black 2014 unplaced genomic scaffold, UniMelb_Shisp_WGS_1.0 HiC_scaffold_1046, whole genome shotgun sequence carries:
- the LOC125197880 gene encoding LOW QUALITY PROTEIN: rac-like GTP-binding protein 5 (The sequence of the model RefSeq protein was modified relative to this genomic sequence to represent the inferred CDS: inserted 2 bases in 1 codon) codes for the protein MSATRFIKCVTVGDGAVGKTCMLISYTSNTFPTDYVPTVFDNFSANVVVDGNTVNLGLWDTAGQEDYNRLRPLSYRGADVFLLAFSLISKASYENIAKKWIPELRHYAPGVPIILVGTKLDLRDDKQFFIDHPGAVPITTAQGEELKKLIGAPAYIECSSKTQQNVKGVFDAAIKIVLQPPKXKKKKKKGHKGCSIL